The following coding sequences are from one Lycium ferocissimum isolate CSIRO_LF1 chromosome 3, AGI_CSIRO_Lferr_CH_V1, whole genome shotgun sequence window:
- the LOC132049555 gene encoding uncharacterized protein LOC132049555, translating to MKKGKESSEEDEAELRSILEKLVISDCQVLSIANDSTSRILGFGFHNSSAVNFNTKGSLMITVWLRQTESRLGCMLRTVYSFTTEILRWTLTMASPLGKKLRQP from the exons ATGAAGAAAGGGAAAGAGAGTTCGGAAGAAGATGAAGCTGAATTGCGCTCAATATTAGAGAAGTTGGTTATTTCAGATTGTCAAGTGCTGAG CATCGCCAATGATTCTACTAGCCGCATTTTGGGATTTGGTTTTCATAACAGCTCTGCTGTAAACTTTAACACGAAGGGAAGCTTGATGATCACAGTTTGGCTCAGACAAACAGAATCGAGACTGGGTTGCATGCTCCGTACAGTTTACTCTTTCACCACAGAAATCCTCAGAT GGACACTAACTATGGCTTCACCATTGGGAAAGAAGCTTCGACAACCTTGA
- the LOC132049559 gene encoding molybdate transporter 1, producing MESTLQENNPHFQANEMSTDQQPSTNFMGKLKANLIFRSKWAELNGAMGDLGTYIPIVLALTLASDLNLGTTLIFTGVYNFVTGAIYGIPMPVQPMKSIAAVAISNPEFGVPEIMAAGICTAGILFLLGVTGLMQLVYRLIPISVVRGIQLAQGLSFAMTAVKYIKNVQDFAKSKSKGERDWLGLDGLLLALICAIFIVIVNGAGEAQIENQESTETGNIRRRVKKVIFSLPSACLIFLLGVILAIIRGPQAVKGFKFGPSRIEVVSISKQAWKQGFIKGTIPQLPLSILNSVIAVCKLSTDLFPEKGEVTATSVSVTVGLMNLIGCWFGAMPCCHGAGGLAGQYKFGGRSGGCVALLGVAKFVLGLVLGSSMVKVLTQFPVGVLGVLLLFAGIELAMCSRDMNTKEESFVVLVCTAVSLVGSSAALGFLCGIVVHLVLKMRNMGSDGQSCSSLPWFHRNP from the coding sequence ATGGagtccacacttcaagaaaatAATCCTCATTTCCAAGCCAATGAAATGTCAACCGATCAACAACCATCAACAAATTTCATGGGAAAGTTGAAAGCAAATTTGATTTTCAGATCAAAATGGGCTGAATTAAATGGTGCAATGGGTGATTTAGGCACATATATACCTATAGTCTTGGCTTTAACACTAGCCAGTGACTTAAATCTTGGTACAACATTAATATTCACTGGTGTATACAATTTTGTCACTGGTGCTATATATGGTATACCAATGCCTGTCCAGCCTATGAAATCTATTGCAGCTGTTGCTATTAGTAATCCTGAATTCGGCGTACCGGAAATAATGGCTGCCGGAATTTGCACTGCTGGAATTTTATTCCTGTTAGGTGTTACAGGATTAATGCAACTTGTTTATAGGTTAATTCCTATTTCTGTTGTTAGGGGAATTCAATTAGCACAAGGTCTATCATTTGCAATGACTGCAGTTAAGTACATAAAAAATGTACAAGATTTCGCGAAATCGAAATCTAAAGGGGAGAGGGATTGGTTGGGGTTGGATGGATTGTTGTTGGCTTTAATTTGTGCTATTTTTATTGTAATTGTGAATGGGGCTGGTGAAGCTCAAATTGAGAATCAAGAAAGTACAGAAACAGGTAATATAAGGAGAAGGGTAAAGAAAGTAATATTTTCTCTTCCTTCAGCTTGTCTTATATTTTTGTTAGGTGTTATTTTGGCTATTATAAGAGGGCCTCAAGCTGTGAAAGGATTCAAATTTGGTCCATCAAGAATTGAAGTTGTGAGTATTTCCAAACAGGCTTGGAAGCAAGGGTTTATCAAGGGTACAATCCCTCAACTCCCTTTATCTATACTAAACTCTGTGATTGCAGTGTGTAAACTGTCAACAGATTTATTTCCGGAAAAAGGGGAAGTCACGGCTACCTCGGTGTCCGTGACGGTCGGGTTGATGAACCTAATAGGGTGTTGGTTTGGTGCAATGCCATGTTGCCATGGTGCAGGAGGGCTAGCTGGGCAATACAAGTTTGGTGGTAGGAGTGGTGGGTGTGTGGCACTTCTTGGTGTGGCTAAGTTTGTTTTGGGGTTGGTTTTAGGGAGTTCAATGGTTAAAGTTTTGACACAATTTCCTGTTGGGGTTTTAGGGGTACTTTTGTTGTTTGCTGGGATTGAATTGGCTATGTGTTCAAGAGATATGAACACTAAGGAAGAGTCATTTGTGGTGCTTGTTTGCACTGCAGTTTCACTTGTTGGGTCTAGTGCTGCATTGGGCTTTTTGTGTGGGATTGTTGTTCATTTGGTTCTTAAGATGAGGAATATGGGTAGTGATGGTCAGTCTTGCTCTAGTTTACCTTGGTTTCATAGAAACCCATAA
- the LOC132049556 gene encoding actin-depolymerizing factor 1-like yields the protein MANAASGMAVHDDCKLRFLELKAKRTHRFIVFKIEEKQKQVVVEKVGEPTQSYEDFAESLPADECRYAVYDFDFVTEENCQKSRIFFIAWSPDTARVRSKMIYASSKDRFKRELDGIQVELQATDPTEMGLDVIKSRAN from the exons ATG GCCAACGCAGCATCTGGAATGGCCGTGCATGATGACTGCAAGTTAAGGTTCTTGGAGCTGAAAGCAAAAAGAACTCACCGATTTATTGTTTTCAAGATAGAAGAGAAGCAAAAACAGGTTGTGGTTGAAAAAGTTGGTGAGCCAACACAAAGCTACGAAGACTTTGCTGAAAGTCTTCCTGCTGATGAATGCAGATATGCTGTCTACGATTTTGACTTCGTGACTGAGGAAAATTGCCAAAAAAGCAGGATCTTTTTCATCGCATG GTCCCCTGACACAGCAAGAGTGAGAAGCAAGATGATCTATGCCAGTTCAAAGGACAgattcaagagagagctcgATGGAATTCAGGTCGAGTTGCAGGCGACTGATCCGACTGAAATGGGACTTGATGTAATTAAAAGCCGGGCGAATTAG
- the LOC132049557 gene encoding eukaryotic translation initiation factor 3 subunit A-like, with amino-acid sequence MATFAKPENALKRAEELINVGQKQEALQALHDLITSRRYRAWQKTHEKIMFKYVELCVDMRRGRFAKDGLIQYRIVCQQVNINSLEEVIKHFMHLATERAELARNQAQALEEALDVEDLEADKRPEDLMLSYVSGEKGKDRSDRELVTPWFKFLWETYRTVLEILRNNSRLEALYAMTAHRAFQFCKQYKRTTEFRRLCEIIRNHLANLNKWRDQRDRPDLSVPESLQLYLDTRIEQLKVATELGLWQEAFRSIEDIYGLMCMVKKTPKPSLMVVYYGKLTEIFRMSSNHLYHAYAWLKLFSLQKSFNKNLSQKDLQLIASSVVLAALSVSPYDQLYGASHLELENEKERRLRVANLISFDVEPRAEKREEFSRSSILSELVSKGVMACVTQEVKDLYHLLEHEFLPLDLALKVQPLLNKISKFGGKLSSASSVPEVQLSQYVPALEKLATLMLLQQVSQVYQTIQIGNLSKMIPFFDFAGIEKISVDAVRHNFVAIKMDHINGAVFFGKQSIEAEGLRDHLSLFAESLSKARLMIYPPAKKVAKLGDALSNLAEIVEKEHKRLLARKSIIEKRKEEQERLLLEKERVEESKRREHQKMTEEAEQKRVAAELEQRRNQRILKEIEDRELEEAQAMLQEAEKHSKRKKKPVLDGEKMTKQVIMELALNEQLRGRQEKEKKLQKFAKTMDYLERAKREEAAPLIESAFQRRLAEEAALHERDQQQEIELSKQRHAGDLVEKRRLGRMLENKRIIQERVVSRREVEFNILKQERQERINQIIQTRKQDRDTRRKLIFFLRSEEEQQKRLQEEEEARKREEVEKRKREEAERKAKLDAIAEKQRQRELELEEKKRLEREVVLRKSTPVSSRPAETSPVGRPSEAGATAPAAAAAAAPTPGKFVPRFKREKTDVPGQAPPPETDRWGSGSRPDDRPSDRWGRDERKPPSFGGGSRTSWSSSRRS; translated from the exons ATGGCGACTTTTGCCAAACCTGAGAATGCTTTGAAGCGAGCGGAAG AGCTGATTAATGTTGGGCAAAAGCAAGAAGCCTTGCAAGCACTTCATGATCTTATTACATCAAGGAGGTATAGAGCATGGCAAAAGACACATGAGAAAATAATGTTCAAGTATGTAGAGCTATGTGTTGACATGAGAAGGGGGAGGTTTGCCAAGGATGGCCTAATTCAATATCGTATTGTCTGTCAACAAGTGAACATTAATTCACTGGAGGAGGTGATAAAGCATTTTATGCATTTAGCCACTGAACGAGCTGAACTGGCTCGCAATCAAGCACAGGCCTTAGAGGAAGCTCTGGATGTGGAAGATTTAGAAGCTGATAAAAGACCTGAAGATCTTATGTTGAGTTATGTTAGTGGGGAGAAAGGAAAAGATAGATCTGATCGTGAACTGGTCACACCCTGGTTTAAGTTCTTGTGGGAGACATATAGAACTGTTCTAGAGATCTTGCGCAATAACTCAAGGTTGGAGGCTCTGTATGCT ATGACGGCGCACCGTGCCTTTCAGTTCTGTAAGCAGTACAAACGTACAACAGAGTTTCGTCGACTTTGTGAAATCATACGGAATCATCTGGCAAATCTTAACAAGTGGAGAGACCAGAGGGACCGTCCGGATCTGTCGGTTCCAGAAAGCCTACAGTTGTATCTGGACACAAGAATTGAGCAACTGAAAGTTGCAACAGAACTTGGACTTTGGCAG GAAGCCTTTCGTTCTATTGAAGACATCTATGGACTGATGTGCATGGTCAAGAAAACCCCTAAACCATCTTTGATGGTTGTGTACTATGGCAAGCTAACAGAAATATTCAGGATGTCGTCAAATCATCTTTATCATGCTTATGCATGGCTCAAACTCTTCTCTCTTCAAAAGAGTTTCAATAAGAACTTAAGCCAGAAGGATTTGCAGTTAATAGCATCATCTGTTGTTTTAGCTGCACTGTCTGTGTCTCCTTATGATCAGTTATATGGTGCATCCCATCTGGAGCTTGAAAATGAGAAGGAGAGGCGTTTGAGGGTGGCCAATCTCATCAGCTTTGACGTTGAACCCAGAgcagagaaaagagaagag tTTTCCCGGTCATCAATTCTCTCGGAATTG GTGTCCAAAGGTGTGATGGCCTGTGTCACCCAAGAAGTAAAAGATCTTTATCATCTGTTAGAACATGAGTTTCTTCCTTTGGATCTGGCACTGAAAGTGCAACCCTTACTGAACAAAATCTCGAAGTTTGGTGGTAAACTATCTTCGGCTTCTTCAGTTCCTGAAGTGCAACTGTCCCAATATGTTCCAGCATTGGAAAAGCTTGCTACTCTGATGTTGCTCCAGCAG GTTTCTCAGGTGTACCAGACAATCCAGATCGGTAACCTGTCTAAGATGATTCCATTCTTTGACTTTGCTGGTATTGAGAAGATTTCTGTGGATGCTGTTAGACATAATTTTGTAGCCATTAAAATGGATCACATTAATGGTGCTGTCTTCTTCGGTAAACAG AGTATTGAGGCTGAAGGACTCCGGGATCACTTGTCACTTTTTGCTGAATCCCTTAGCAAGGCAAGGTTAATGATCTATCCCCCTGCGAAGAAAGTTGCCAAGCTTGGGGATGCCCTCTCTAATTTGGCGGAGATAGTGGAGAAGGAGCACAAGAGACTCCTAGCGCGGAAATCCATAATTGAGAAACGCAAAGAAGAGCAAGAGCGTTTACTCTTGGAAAAG GAACGAGTGGAAGAGTCAAAGAGGCGAGAACATCAGAAGATGACTGAAGAAGCCGAGCAAAAAAGGGTTGCTGCTGAGCTAGAGCAAAGAAGGAACCAGAGGATTCTGAAAGAGATAGAGGACCGAGAACTCGAAGAGGCCCAAGCAATGCTGCAAGAAGCTGAAAAGCACAGcaagaggaagaagaaaccAGTCTTAGATGGA GAAAAGATGACCAAACAGGTTATCATGGAGTTGGCATTGAATGAGCAACTCAGGGGGAGGcaggaaaaggagaaaaaattgCAGAAGTTTGCCAAAACAATGGATTATTTGGAGAGAGCGAAGAGAGAAGAAGCAGCGCCTCTTATTGAATCTGCATTTCAACGGCGTTTAGCTGAAGAGGCGGCTCTTCATGAGCGTGACCAGCAG CAAGAGATTGAATTGAGCAAACAACGGCATGCTGGGGACCTTGTAGAGAAGAGGAGGCTGGGCCGCATGTTGGAGAACAAG AGAATAATCCAAGAAAGAGTTGTTAGCCGCAGGGAAGTTGAATTCAATATCTTGAAACAGGAGAGACAGGAACGAATAAACCAGATAATTCAGACAAGGAAACAGGACAGGGACACTAGGAGGAAGCTGATATTCTTTCTGCGAAGTGAGGAAGAACAACAGAAGAGGTTGCAGGAAGAGGAGGAAGCGCGGAAACGTGAAG AAGTGGAGAAGCGGAAGAGAGAGGAAGCTGAACGGAAGGCCAAGTTAGATGCGATTGCAGAAAAGCAGAGGCAACGTGAGCTAGAACTTGAAGAGAAGAAAAGGCTGGAGAGAGAGGTGGTCTTGCGGAAATCCACACCTGTGTCATCAAGGCCTGCTGAGACTTCGCCGGTAGGTCGTCCCTCAGAAGCTGGAGCAACTGCTCccgcagcagcagcagcagctgcaCCTACTCCCGGGAAATTCGTGCCCAGGTTCAAAAGAGAGAAAACTGATGTGCCAGGCCAGGCTCCACCTCCCGAAACTGACAGGTGGGGCAGTGGCAGCAGGCCTGACGATCGACCATCTGATAGATGGGGGCGTGATGAACGAAAGCCGCCTTCATTTGGTGGTGGCTCAAGGACCAGTTGGTCATCCTCTAGGCGCAGTTAA